A genomic segment from Synchiropus splendidus isolate RoL2022-P1 chromosome 18, RoL_Sspl_1.0, whole genome shotgun sequence encodes:
- the klhl17 gene encoding kelch-like protein 17, giving the protein MMEGGMQLLNRDGHSISHNSKRHYHDSFVSMNRMRQRGLLCDIVLHVSNKEIKAHKVVLASCSPYFHAMFTNEMSESRQTHVTLHDIDPQALEQLVQYAYTAEIVVGEGNVQTLLPAASLLQLNGVRDACCKFLLSQLDPSNCLGIRGFADTHSCSDLLKSAHKYVLQHFVEVSKTEEFMLLPLKQVLDLISSDNLNVPSEEEVYRAVLSWVKHDIDGRRQHVPWLMKCVRLPLLKRDFLMSNVDTELLVRHHSECKDLLIEALKYHLVPEQRGVLSNSRTRPRRCEGASPVLFAVGGGSLFAIHGDCEAYDTRTDRWHMVASMSSRRARVGVAAIGNRLYAVGGYCGTSDLATVESYDPITNVWQPEVSMGTRRSCLGVAVLHGLLYAAGGYDGASCLSSAERYDPLTSTWTSIAAMSTRRRYVRVATLDGCLYAVGGYDSSSHLSTVEKYEPQSNTWTAIASMLSRRSSAGVAVLDGMLYVAGGNDGTSCLNSVERFNPKSNTWEGVAAMNIRRSTHDLVAMDGWLYAVGGNDGSSSLNSIEKYNPRSNKWVAASCMFTRRSSVGVAVLELLNFPPPSSPTLSVSSTSL; this is encoded by the exons ATGATGGAAGGAGGAATGCAGCTGCTGAACCGCGATGGCCACAGCATCTCGCACAACTCGAAGCGGCACTACCACGATTCCTTCGTCTCCATGAACAGGATGCGTCAGCGGGGGCTGCTGTGTGACATCGTGCTTCATGTTTCTAACAAAGAAATCAAGGCACACAAAGTGGTGCTGGCATCTTGCAGTCCTTATTTCCACGCTATGTTTACAA ATGAGATGTCAGAGAGTCGgcagacacatgtgaccctaCATGACATTGACCCCCAGGCTCTGGAGCAGCTGGTCCAGTATGCCTACACTGCAGAGATAGTGGTTGGTGAAGGCAATGTGCAG ACTTTGCTTCCTGCAGCTAGTTTACTGCAGCTAAATGGGGTGCGGGACGCCTGCTGCAAGTTCTTGCTGAGCCAGTTGGACCCCTCAAACTGTCTGGGGATCCGAGGTTTCGCTGATACTCACTCTTGCAGCGACCTTCTCAAGTCAGCGCACAAGTATGTCCTACAGCACTTTGTGGAGGTGTCCAAAACTGAAGAGTTCATGCTGCTGCCACTAAAACAG GTTCTAGATTTAATATCCAGTGACAATCTCAACGTTCcatcagaggaggaggtgtACCGCGCTGTGTTGAGCTGGGTGAAACATGATATAGATGGACGAAGGCAACATGTTCCCTGG CTGATGAAGTGCGTACGGCTACCGCTGCTGAAGCGAGACTTCTTGATGAGCAATGTTGACACAGAATTGCTGGTGCGCCACCACTCTGAGTGCAAGGATCTGTTGATAGAGGCTCTCAAATATCACCTGGTACCTGAGCAGAGGGGAGTCCTAAGTAACAGCAGGACTCGGCCCCGTCGCTGTGAGGGGGCCAGCCCAGTTCTCTTTGCTGTTG GTGGTGGCAGCCTGTTTGCCATACATGGAGACTGCGAGGCCTATGATACTCGGACCGATCGCTGGCACATGGTGGCGTCTATGTCAAGCCGCAGGGCACGAGTGGGAGTAGCAGCCATTGGGAACAGACTGTATGCTGTCGGAGG ATACTGTGGAACGTCAGATCTTGCGACCGTGGAGTCATACGACCCTATCACTAATGTGTGGCAGCCAGAGGTTTCTATGGGAACAAGGCGGAGTTGTTTGGGCGTAGCGGTTCTGCACGGCCTTCTCTACGCAGCCGGAGGTTATGATGGAGCGTCCTGCCTCAGCAG TGCAGAACGATATGATCCTCTAACAAGCACCTGGACTTCTATCGCTGCCATGAGCACCCGCAGGAGATACGTGCGCGTGGCTACTCTAG ACGGCTGCTTGTATGCAGTAGGAGGATATGACAGCTCCTCACACCTGTCCACGGTTGAGAAATACGAGCCACAG AGCAACACATGGACGGCCATTGCCAGTATGCTGAGTCGGCGCAGCAGCGCTGGAGTGGCAGTTTTGGACGGGATGCTTTACGTTGCGGGGGGCAACGATGGCACTAGCTGCCTGAACTCAGTGGAACGCTTTAATCCCAAATCTAACACCTGGGAGGGGGTGGCTGCCATGAACATACGCAG GAGCACCCATGACCTGGTGGCGATGGATGGCTGGTTGTACGCGGTGGGCGGAAACGACGGCAGTTCTAGCCTCAACTCCATCGAGAAGTACAACCCGCGCAGCAACAAATGGGTAGCAGCGTCGTGCATGTTCACGCGGCGCAGCAGCGTGGGCGTGGCTGTTCTAGAGCTGCTCAACTTCCCGCCCCCTTCCTCGCCAACCCTCTCGGTTTCCTCCACAAGCCTTTGA
- the plekhn1 gene encoding probable pleckstrin homology domain-containing family N member 1 isoform X1, producing the protein MGSSMSCVPQHNFRFSSKSFIRRNSSRLFRKKNPQEGQEKSNSIINILCTVSKEMNPKDLQTIENMKWDPPFPYDPASGWKKSSINVKNYGRMIHSSKVRFRFAHCQDVHDCYLDLFQTHLHYVSNNTTGLTYQGTLPLKELTIGNLQQNCNHSQPQEFAFQINGVSLNPIIVYYSTQEEMDLWFCLLKENIEMNGGTAIAPENFTRVKVNQQRSPEGREELRNSINREPIYEWEGSQRDSLGPISYVTKVRLQHLPCQEQSDRLLVMYPSTLIILSEENDGLFYKGKLPLNMITVTTPCQDVKPNTFMIEGKLINPIVVSCLDRAEFCDWIQQFKAADVPVLSPPPPVYDIIYTPTHRETPQFERWSGNSQGRPDSLKHTGRGSHTQQMSIPEDNPLSPGYSEPLCYSSRPASVETARLGSRNNSVSSHSKPERELRPSSLRYSSPQRSSCQQTTESLPASQLYSTPYSGLHRLEKTPLIKSNSWSTPPTSLGYCPNPPQRHSDMCAPRQPLSPLYDEPCSPEIYSLDEIQPMQEAWRQQPLHDQQLLPSSFQLCTPPMGRRCRRSLVLTNGRGQALSLEMDPQMQAEQRAEAVSRLKLLPTPAKMQEQIHLQPSFSMSHSQMSYDYSPGPHSYLQPTEPDDQEVDYDNIWEYDCDSGMIQPASGISAHWSGLNFGARGLTAMATQQRWS; encoded by the exons ATGGGGAGCAGCATGTCATGTGTCCCCCAGCACAACTTCAGGTTCTCCAGCAAAAGTTTCATACGAAGGAACAG CAGTCGCCTGTTTCGTAAGAAAAACCCACAAGAGGGACAAGAGAAGTCCAACAGTATCATCAACATCCTCTGCACTGTCAGCAAG GAAATGAACCCAAAAGATCTGCAGACGATAGAGAACATGAAATGGGACCCCCCATTTCCTTATGACCCGGCCAGTGGGTGGAAGAAGAGCAGCATCAATGTGAAGAACTATGGACGGATGATTCACAGCTCCAAAGTTCGCTTTCGCTTTGCTCACTGCCAG GATGTGCATGATTGCTACCTGGATCTCTTCCAGACACACCTACATTATGTATCCAACAACACCACGGGACTAACATACCAG GGAACTCTTCCACTAAAAGAACTCACCATCGGCAACCTGCAGCAGAACTGTAACCACAGCCAACCACAAGAGTTTGCCTTCCAAATAAACG GTGTCAGCCTCAACCCCATCATTGTCTACTATTCCACCCAAGAGGAGATGGACTTGTGGTTTTGCCTGCTGAAGGAAAATATTGAGATGAATGGAGGAACAGCAATTGCACCAGAAAACTTCACTAGAGTGAAG GTAAACCAACAGAGGAGTCCTGAGGGCCGAGAGGAGCTGAGGAATTCTATCAACAGGGAGCCCATCTATGAGTGGGAAGGATCTCAACGTGACAGTTTGGGCCCCATCTCCTATGTGACTAAAGTTCGCCTGCAACATCTGCCCTGTCAG GAACAGAGTGACAGGCTGCTGGTCATGTACCCATCGACCCTCATCATCCTCTCTGAGGAGAATGACGGCTTATTCTACAAG GGAAAACTTCCTCTCAACATGATCACAGTCACCACGCCCTGCCAGGATGTCAAGCCCAACACCTTTATGATCGAAG GGAAGCTGATCAACCCCATCGTTGTGTCCTGTCTGGACCGAGCAGAGTTCTGTGACTGGATCCAGCAATTCAAAGCTGCTGACGTGCCAGTTCTCAGCCCCCCTCCTCCAGTCTATGACATCATCTACACCCcgacacacagagag ACGCCACAGTTTGAAAGGTGGAGTGGAAACAGTCAGGGGCGCCCCGACTCCCTGAAACACACTGGACGAGGATCCCACACTCAGCAGATGTCCATCCCAGAGGACAACCCGCTCTCCCCCGGATACTCTGAGCCGCTCTGT TACTCCAGCCGTCCTGCTTCTGTTGAAACTGCTCGTCTGGGCAGCAGGAATAACAGCGTCTCCTCACACAGCAAACCTGAGCGCGAGCTACGCCCTTCATCCCTCCGCTACTCCTCCCCTCAGCGTAGCTCATGCCAGCAGACGACAGAGAGCTTGCCGGCGTCACAGctctacagcaccccctatagCGGTCTGCATCGGCTTGAGAAGACCCCACTCATCAAG TCCAACAGCTGGAGCACCCCTCCGACATCACTGGGCTACTGTCCAAACCCCCCACAGCGCCACTCAGACATGTGCGCCCCCAGACAGCCCTTGTCGCCGTTGTACGACGAGCCCTGCAGCCCTGAAATCTACTCCCTGGATGAGATCCAGCCAATG CAGGAGGCCTGGCGGCAGCAGCCTCTGCATGACCAACAACTCCTTCCCTCCTCTTTCCAACTCTGCACGCCACCAATGGGTCGCCGCTGCAGAAGGAGCCTCGTCCTGACCAATGGCAGAGGTCAAGCACTGAGCCTTGAGATGGACCCGCAAATGCAAGCGGAGCAGCGAGCAGAGGCCGTGTCCAGGCTAAAGCTGCTCCCCACACCCGCAAAGATGCAAGAGCAG ATTCACCTCCAGCCCAGCTTCAGTATGAGCCATTCTCAGATGTCGTACGATTACTCACCAG gtCCTCATTCATACCTCCAGCCCACAGAACCAGATGACCAGGAAGTAGACTATGACAACATTTGGGAGTATGACTGTGATAGTGGAATGATTCAGCCGGCGTCTGGAATTTCAGCACACTGGTCCGGATTAAACTTTGGGGCCAGAGGCCTTACCGCCATGGCAACGCAGCAGAGATggtcataa
- the plekhn1 gene encoding probable pleckstrin homology domain-containing family N member 1 isoform X3, producing the protein MGSSMSCVPQHNFRFSSKSFIRRNSRLFRKKNPQEGQEKSNSIINILCTVSKEMNPKDLQTIENMKWDPPFPYDPASGWKKSSINVKNYGRMIHSSKVRFRFAHCQDVHDCYLDLFQTHLHYVSNNTTGLTYQGTLPLKELTIGNLQQNCNHSQPQEFAFQINGVSLNPIIVYYSTQEEMDLWFCLLKENIEMNGGTAIAPENFTRVKVNQQRSPEGREELRNSINREPIYEWEGSQRDSLGPISYVTKVRLQHLPCQEQSDRLLVMYPSTLIILSEENDGLFYKGKLPLNMITVTTPCQDVKPNTFMIEGKLINPIVVSCLDRAEFCDWIQQFKAADVPVLSPPPPVYDIIYTPTHRETPQFERWSGNSQGRPDSLKHTGRGSHTQQMSIPEDNPLSPGYSEPLCYSSRPASVETARLGSRNNSVSSHSKPERELRPSSLRYSSPQRSSCQQTTESLPASQLYSTPYSGLHRLEKTPLIKSNSWSTPPTSLGYCPNPPQRHSDMCAPRQPLSPLYDEPCSPEIYSLDEIQPMQEAWRQQPLHDQQLLPSSFQLCTPPMGRRCRRSLVLTNGRGQALSLEMDPQMQAEQRAEAVSRLKLLPTPAKMQEQIHLQPSFSMSHSQMSYDYSPGPHSYLQPTEPDDQEVDYDNIWEYDCDSGMIQPASGISAHWSGLNFGARGLTAMATQQRWS; encoded by the exons ATGGGGAGCAGCATGTCATGTGTCCCCCAGCACAACTTCAGGTTCTCCAGCAAAAGTTTCATACGAAGGAACAG TCGCCTGTTTCGTAAGAAAAACCCACAAGAGGGACAAGAGAAGTCCAACAGTATCATCAACATCCTCTGCACTGTCAGCAAG GAAATGAACCCAAAAGATCTGCAGACGATAGAGAACATGAAATGGGACCCCCCATTTCCTTATGACCCGGCCAGTGGGTGGAAGAAGAGCAGCATCAATGTGAAGAACTATGGACGGATGATTCACAGCTCCAAAGTTCGCTTTCGCTTTGCTCACTGCCAG GATGTGCATGATTGCTACCTGGATCTCTTCCAGACACACCTACATTATGTATCCAACAACACCACGGGACTAACATACCAG GGAACTCTTCCACTAAAAGAACTCACCATCGGCAACCTGCAGCAGAACTGTAACCACAGCCAACCACAAGAGTTTGCCTTCCAAATAAACG GTGTCAGCCTCAACCCCATCATTGTCTACTATTCCACCCAAGAGGAGATGGACTTGTGGTTTTGCCTGCTGAAGGAAAATATTGAGATGAATGGAGGAACAGCAATTGCACCAGAAAACTTCACTAGAGTGAAG GTAAACCAACAGAGGAGTCCTGAGGGCCGAGAGGAGCTGAGGAATTCTATCAACAGGGAGCCCATCTATGAGTGGGAAGGATCTCAACGTGACAGTTTGGGCCCCATCTCCTATGTGACTAAAGTTCGCCTGCAACATCTGCCCTGTCAG GAACAGAGTGACAGGCTGCTGGTCATGTACCCATCGACCCTCATCATCCTCTCTGAGGAGAATGACGGCTTATTCTACAAG GGAAAACTTCCTCTCAACATGATCACAGTCACCACGCCCTGCCAGGATGTCAAGCCCAACACCTTTATGATCGAAG GGAAGCTGATCAACCCCATCGTTGTGTCCTGTCTGGACCGAGCAGAGTTCTGTGACTGGATCCAGCAATTCAAAGCTGCTGACGTGCCAGTTCTCAGCCCCCCTCCTCCAGTCTATGACATCATCTACACCCcgacacacagagag ACGCCACAGTTTGAAAGGTGGAGTGGAAACAGTCAGGGGCGCCCCGACTCCCTGAAACACACTGGACGAGGATCCCACACTCAGCAGATGTCCATCCCAGAGGACAACCCGCTCTCCCCCGGATACTCTGAGCCGCTCTGT TACTCCAGCCGTCCTGCTTCTGTTGAAACTGCTCGTCTGGGCAGCAGGAATAACAGCGTCTCCTCACACAGCAAACCTGAGCGCGAGCTACGCCCTTCATCCCTCCGCTACTCCTCCCCTCAGCGTAGCTCATGCCAGCAGACGACAGAGAGCTTGCCGGCGTCACAGctctacagcaccccctatagCGGTCTGCATCGGCTTGAGAAGACCCCACTCATCAAG TCCAACAGCTGGAGCACCCCTCCGACATCACTGGGCTACTGTCCAAACCCCCCACAGCGCCACTCAGACATGTGCGCCCCCAGACAGCCCTTGTCGCCGTTGTACGACGAGCCCTGCAGCCCTGAAATCTACTCCCTGGATGAGATCCAGCCAATG CAGGAGGCCTGGCGGCAGCAGCCTCTGCATGACCAACAACTCCTTCCCTCCTCTTTCCAACTCTGCACGCCACCAATGGGTCGCCGCTGCAGAAGGAGCCTCGTCCTGACCAATGGCAGAGGTCAAGCACTGAGCCTTGAGATGGACCCGCAAATGCAAGCGGAGCAGCGAGCAGAGGCCGTGTCCAGGCTAAAGCTGCTCCCCACACCCGCAAAGATGCAAGAGCAG ATTCACCTCCAGCCCAGCTTCAGTATGAGCCATTCTCAGATGTCGTACGATTACTCACCAG gtCCTCATTCATACCTCCAGCCCACAGAACCAGATGACCAGGAAGTAGACTATGACAACATTTGGGAGTATGACTGTGATAGTGGAATGATTCAGCCGGCGTCTGGAATTTCAGCACACTGGTCCGGATTAAACTTTGGGGCCAGAGGCCTTACCGCCATGGCAACGCAGCAGAGATggtcataa
- the plekhn1 gene encoding probable pleckstrin homology domain-containing family N member 1 isoform X2, protein MGSSMSCVPQHNFRFSSKSFIRRNSSRLFRKKNPQEGQEKSNSIINILCTVSKEMNPKDLQTIENMKWDPPFPYDPASGWKKSSINVKNYGRMIHSSKVRFRFAHCQDVHDCYLDLFQTHLHYVSNNTTGLTYQGTLPLKELTIGNLQQNCNHSQPQEFAFQINGVSLNPIIVYYSTQEEMDLWFCLLKENIEMNGGTAIAPENFTRVKVNQQRSPEGREELRNSINREPIYEWEGSQRDSLGPISYVTKVRLQHLPCQEQSDRLLVMYPSTLIILSEENDGLFYKGKLPLNMITVTTPCQDVKPNTFMIEGKLINPIVVSCLDRAEFCDWIQQFKAADVPVLSPPPPVYDIIYTPTHRETPQFERWSGNSQGRPDSLKHTGRGSHTQQMSIPEDNPLSPGYSEPLCYSSRPASVETARLGSRNNSVSSHSKPERELRPSSLRYSSPQRSSCQQTTESLPASQLYSTPYSGLHRLEKTPLIKSNSWSTPPTSLGYCPNPPQRHSDMCAPRQPLSPLYDEPCSPEIYSLDEIQPMEAWRQQPLHDQQLLPSSFQLCTPPMGRRCRRSLVLTNGRGQALSLEMDPQMQAEQRAEAVSRLKLLPTPAKMQEQIHLQPSFSMSHSQMSYDYSPGPHSYLQPTEPDDQEVDYDNIWEYDCDSGMIQPASGISAHWSGLNFGARGLTAMATQQRWS, encoded by the exons ATGGGGAGCAGCATGTCATGTGTCCCCCAGCACAACTTCAGGTTCTCCAGCAAAAGTTTCATACGAAGGAACAG CAGTCGCCTGTTTCGTAAGAAAAACCCACAAGAGGGACAAGAGAAGTCCAACAGTATCATCAACATCCTCTGCACTGTCAGCAAG GAAATGAACCCAAAAGATCTGCAGACGATAGAGAACATGAAATGGGACCCCCCATTTCCTTATGACCCGGCCAGTGGGTGGAAGAAGAGCAGCATCAATGTGAAGAACTATGGACGGATGATTCACAGCTCCAAAGTTCGCTTTCGCTTTGCTCACTGCCAG GATGTGCATGATTGCTACCTGGATCTCTTCCAGACACACCTACATTATGTATCCAACAACACCACGGGACTAACATACCAG GGAACTCTTCCACTAAAAGAACTCACCATCGGCAACCTGCAGCAGAACTGTAACCACAGCCAACCACAAGAGTTTGCCTTCCAAATAAACG GTGTCAGCCTCAACCCCATCATTGTCTACTATTCCACCCAAGAGGAGATGGACTTGTGGTTTTGCCTGCTGAAGGAAAATATTGAGATGAATGGAGGAACAGCAATTGCACCAGAAAACTTCACTAGAGTGAAG GTAAACCAACAGAGGAGTCCTGAGGGCCGAGAGGAGCTGAGGAATTCTATCAACAGGGAGCCCATCTATGAGTGGGAAGGATCTCAACGTGACAGTTTGGGCCCCATCTCCTATGTGACTAAAGTTCGCCTGCAACATCTGCCCTGTCAG GAACAGAGTGACAGGCTGCTGGTCATGTACCCATCGACCCTCATCATCCTCTCTGAGGAGAATGACGGCTTATTCTACAAG GGAAAACTTCCTCTCAACATGATCACAGTCACCACGCCCTGCCAGGATGTCAAGCCCAACACCTTTATGATCGAAG GGAAGCTGATCAACCCCATCGTTGTGTCCTGTCTGGACCGAGCAGAGTTCTGTGACTGGATCCAGCAATTCAAAGCTGCTGACGTGCCAGTTCTCAGCCCCCCTCCTCCAGTCTATGACATCATCTACACCCcgacacacagagag ACGCCACAGTTTGAAAGGTGGAGTGGAAACAGTCAGGGGCGCCCCGACTCCCTGAAACACACTGGACGAGGATCCCACACTCAGCAGATGTCCATCCCAGAGGACAACCCGCTCTCCCCCGGATACTCTGAGCCGCTCTGT TACTCCAGCCGTCCTGCTTCTGTTGAAACTGCTCGTCTGGGCAGCAGGAATAACAGCGTCTCCTCACACAGCAAACCTGAGCGCGAGCTACGCCCTTCATCCCTCCGCTACTCCTCCCCTCAGCGTAGCTCATGCCAGCAGACGACAGAGAGCTTGCCGGCGTCACAGctctacagcaccccctatagCGGTCTGCATCGGCTTGAGAAGACCCCACTCATCAAG TCCAACAGCTGGAGCACCCCTCCGACATCACTGGGCTACTGTCCAAACCCCCCACAGCGCCACTCAGACATGTGCGCCCCCAGACAGCCCTTGTCGCCGTTGTACGACGAGCCCTGCAGCCCTGAAATCTACTCCCTGGATGAGATCCAGCCAATG GAGGCCTGGCGGCAGCAGCCTCTGCATGACCAACAACTCCTTCCCTCCTCTTTCCAACTCTGCACGCCACCAATGGGTCGCCGCTGCAGAAGGAGCCTCGTCCTGACCAATGGCAGAGGTCAAGCACTGAGCCTTGAGATGGACCCGCAAATGCAAGCGGAGCAGCGAGCAGAGGCCGTGTCCAGGCTAAAGCTGCTCCCCACACCCGCAAAGATGCAAGAGCAG ATTCACCTCCAGCCCAGCTTCAGTATGAGCCATTCTCAGATGTCGTACGATTACTCACCAG gtCCTCATTCATACCTCCAGCCCACAGAACCAGATGACCAGGAAGTAGACTATGACAACATTTGGGAGTATGACTGTGATAGTGGAATGATTCAGCCGGCGTCTGGAATTTCAGCACACTGGTCCGGATTAAACTTTGGGGCCAGAGGCCTTACCGCCATGGCAACGCAGCAGAGATggtcataa